The Collimonas sp. PA-H2 genome contains a region encoding:
- a CDS encoding S9 family peptidase — MAPAIKARAQDKPPSPAALWSAPASTSPTVTEEHFNNGQVELSGTLYVPQLPDKVAAVVVLHAASVPTRDQALYRHVIQALPALGVAVFVYDRRGSGKSGGTLADSGYDTLADDGIAAQRMLAQDPRIDPRRIGFWGLSQGGWLSLLAAARNPETAFAISISAPMTTPDVQMNFAVANILRIKGYSEADVGMAVAARTAVDEFERGRLDRATAQARLDAVVDKPWFDLTYLDKTFQDPEKSRWAKEIRHDPLRTLSSVHAPALVIYGANDPWVPARLSAEILRKNASQHPNIDTAVIAGADHDMMLSAPLEFQIDPKAFSAQAPDAPEYFSLMAAWLTAKGFARTP; from the coding sequence TTGGCGCCTGCGATCAAGGCACGGGCGCAGGACAAACCGCCCAGTCCGGCGGCCTTATGGAGCGCGCCGGCATCGACATCGCCCACGGTGACGGAAGAGCATTTCAATAACGGCCAGGTCGAACTCAGCGGGACGCTTTACGTTCCGCAGCTGCCGGACAAAGTAGCGGCCGTGGTGGTCTTGCATGCCGCCTCGGTGCCGACCCGGGATCAGGCACTCTATCGCCATGTGATACAGGCCCTTCCTGCGCTCGGCGTCGCCGTATTTGTTTACGACCGGCGCGGCAGCGGAAAATCGGGCGGCACGCTCGCCGACAGCGGCTATGACACCCTGGCGGACGACGGCATCGCGGCGCAGCGGATGCTCGCGCAGGATCCGCGGATCGACCCCAGGCGCATCGGCTTTTGGGGACTTAGCCAAGGAGGATGGCTATCGCTGCTTGCCGCGGCCCGCAATCCGGAAACCGCCTTTGCCATTTCCATTTCGGCGCCGATGACCACGCCGGACGTGCAGATGAATTTCGCGGTAGCGAACATATTGCGGATAAAAGGCTATTCGGAAGCCGATGTAGGCATGGCTGTCGCAGCGCGGACAGCGGTCGACGAATTCGAGCGCGGCAGGCTCGATCGCGCGACCGCACAGGCCAGGCTCGATGCCGTCGTCGACAAGCCATGGTTTGACCTTACCTATCTTGACAAGACCTTCCAGGATCCCGAAAAATCTCGCTGGGCGAAAGAAATCAGGCACGACCCGTTAAGGACGCTCAGTTCCGTGCACGCGCCTGCCCTGGTTATTTATGGCGCAAACGACCCATGGGTGCCGGCCAGACTGTCAGCGGAGATCCTGCGGAAAAACGCATCTCAGCATCCCAATATCGACACCGCGGTGATCGCCGGCGCGGATCACGACATGATGCTGTCCGCACCGCTCGAATTCCAGATCGACCCCAAGGCATTCAGCGCCCAGGCGCCTGATGCGCCAGAATATTTCAGCCTGATGGCGGCATGGCTTACCGCGAAGGGATTTGCGCGCACTCCCTAA
- a CDS encoding DUF2867 domain-containing protein, with product MPSLTQTVDTFPSVRIPSESGGLAVEVCLIAQMGHGAGSHLFASVASRQRQHGAFVDELDEPSVKLGGTNFLKGDATSLYSFVVGPAGHPFHRHAGHRIFTAVSGSGGAQLRFSSVSTQQIAEDPHNFVRALRFINIPPDCMFTVRFGGETWHQFSPLSRKSMHPAFFALSCHTNELGGNLPHDLKQKVLANEASIPALTELLPPEVAALLEAQEFDAASIPATTLSLEAPPGTLRRVLCNAARSSVGWLRGAWSSWQGASGFLSYGGSGRAVKELKAAPAGSLLNQQLAGMPVHHDDTFSLRITGASFKDASAAQLLASVLEGFLLNRPGGVSSLMALRNALVKPLGLRTSPLGCPVSSLLSADIDTLFAKRYPVFDQSLNPADTRAQVILGANDKHLLFRSCVAVEIVDEHHVDITLGTRVHCKNLFGRFYMNAIAYTHRRYVAPAMLRLAVEFALGEVEDFQMHSRLAPA from the coding sequence ATGCCAAGCCTGACTCAGACTGTCGATACCTTTCCCTCCGTCCGGATCCCCTCTGAATCTGGTGGCTTAGCCGTAGAAGTGTGCTTGATCGCTCAAATGGGCCACGGTGCGGGCAGCCACCTGTTTGCAAGTGTAGCTTCCAGGCAGCGGCAGCATGGCGCTTTTGTGGATGAGCTGGATGAACCCTCCGTCAAACTGGGCGGGACCAATTTTCTCAAAGGCGACGCCACTTCCCTGTATTCGTTTGTGGTCGGACCCGCTGGACATCCGTTTCACCGCCATGCCGGCCATCGGATTTTTACCGCAGTGTCTGGCAGCGGCGGTGCGCAGCTGCGCTTTTCCAGCGTATCGACGCAGCAGATTGCAGAGGATCCGCACAATTTCGTCAGGGCCTTGCGTTTTATCAATATTCCTCCTGACTGCATGTTCACGGTACGTTTCGGGGGTGAAACCTGGCATCAGTTTTCTCCTTTGTCCCGCAAATCCATGCATCCGGCATTCTTTGCGCTTTCTTGCCATACCAATGAGCTGGGCGGGAATTTGCCGCATGACTTGAAACAAAAGGTCCTGGCTAATGAGGCCAGCATTCCGGCATTGACCGAACTGCTGCCACCTGAGGTTGCGGCGCTTCTTGAGGCGCAAGAATTTGATGCGGCGTCGATCCCCGCGACGACCCTGTCGCTGGAGGCGCCGCCAGGAACTTTGCGGCGTGTGCTCTGCAATGCGGCAAGGAGCAGCGTGGGTTGGCTGCGCGGAGCATGGAGTTCGTGGCAGGGAGCTTCCGGTTTCTTGTCTTACGGCGGATCGGGCCGCGCCGTCAAGGAGCTCAAGGCTGCGCCCGCGGGCTCCTTGCTGAACCAGCAGCTGGCCGGCATGCCGGTGCATCATGATGATACATTTTCCCTGCGGATCACGGGCGCCAGTTTCAAAGACGCCAGCGCCGCGCAATTGCTGGCCTCTGTCCTGGAAGGTTTTTTGCTTAACCGGCCAGGTGGCGTATCCAGCCTGATGGCGTTGCGGAATGCCTTGGTCAAGCCTTTGGGCTTGCGTACTTCTCCGCTGGGATGTCCGGTTTCATCGCTCCTGTCCGCCGATATCGATACATTATTTGCTAAGCGTTATCCGGTTTTCGACCAGTCGCTCAATCCGGCCGACACGCGGGCGCAAGTCATTCTTGGCGCCAACGACAAGCATCTGCTGTTCAGGTCATGCGTCGCCGTTGAAATCGTTGACGAGCATCATGTAGACATAACCCTTGGCACCCGTGTCCACTGCAAGAATCTGTTCGGCAGGTTTTACATGAACGCTATTGCCTACACCCATCGCCGCTACGTCGCGCCAGCCATGCTAAGGCTGGCGGTGGAATTTGCGTTGGGGGAGGTGGAGGACTTTCAGATGCACAGCCGGCTGGCGCCGGCCTGA
- a CDS encoding metalloregulator ArsR/SmtB family transcription factor: protein MAASLDKIFEALASSPRRQILAYLTEAELSTSELAERFSMSAPAISRHLSVLEAAELVTSERKGQFVLYKLNADSLVNSLTGYALELCPVGRPLKQESRVIAKRRKAE from the coding sequence ATGGCAGCATCTCTCGACAAGATCTTTGAAGCGCTGGCTTCGTCGCCAAGACGCCAGATCCTGGCTTACCTTACCGAGGCTGAACTCAGTACCTCCGAGCTTGCCGAGCGCTTTTCGATGAGCGCGCCGGCGATTTCGCGGCATCTGTCGGTGCTGGAAGCGGCCGAACTGGTAACCAGCGAACGCAAAGGACAGTTCGTCCTCTACAAGCTCAACGCTGACAGCCTGGTCAACAGTCTCACCGGTTATGCGCTGGAACTCTGTCCAGTAGGCCGTCCGCTCAAGCAGGAATCCCGCGTCATTGCCAAACGCCGCAAGGCTGAATAA
- a CDS encoding selenium-binding protein SBP56-related protein: protein MANSYFGKYSLAATLSCAAILVCGTFASRPATADETCNSPYMSNLIKGQEDFAYVWTLGVRGLGDGFDKLVTVDVNPSSKNYGKVIATISVGARGEAHHTGFTDDRRFLWAGGLDDNKIYVFDIHSDPARPKLVKTIGDFAGKSGLVGPHTFYALPGRMLVGALSNSKDHGGATGMALYNNKGEFLSKYNMPTTQGGDGYGYDIGVNPAMNALLTSSFTGWNNYMMDFGKLLKDPSAMKHFGNTMVMWNLKTMQPEKIMQVPGAPLEVRWSLKDGDDWAITATALTSKLWLVKKDARGEWQAKDVGNIGDPAKVPLPVDISISADGKGLWVNTFMDGMTRYFDLRNPEAPKEIYAKHTGAQANMVSQSWDGKRVYVSSSLLANWDKKGADDEQFLKLFSWNGKQLQEQWSLDFYKLKLGRAHHIKFGAKSSQDVS, encoded by the coding sequence ATGGCTAACAGCTACTTCGGGAAATACTCTCTCGCAGCGACCTTGAGTTGCGCGGCGATTCTTGTTTGCGGCACATTCGCCAGCCGGCCGGCTACGGCTGATGAAACCTGCAACTCCCCCTACATGTCCAATCTGATCAAGGGCCAGGAAGACTTTGCCTATGTCTGGACACTCGGCGTGCGCGGCTTGGGAGACGGCTTCGACAAACTGGTGACGGTGGACGTCAACCCATCCTCGAAAAACTACGGCAAAGTGATAGCCACCATTTCCGTCGGCGCGCGTGGCGAAGCCCATCACACCGGCTTTACCGACGACCGGCGCTTTCTCTGGGCCGGTGGCCTGGATGACAACAAGATCTACGTGTTCGATATCCACAGCGATCCGGCCAGGCCGAAACTGGTCAAGACCATCGGCGACTTTGCCGGTAAATCGGGGCTGGTCGGACCGCATACCTTCTATGCGCTGCCGGGCCGCATGCTGGTCGGCGCGCTCTCCAACAGCAAGGATCACGGCGGCGCCACCGGCATGGCGCTGTACAACAACAAAGGCGAATTCCTGAGCAAGTACAACATGCCGACCACGCAGGGCGGCGATGGCTACGGCTACGATATCGGCGTCAATCCCGCCATGAACGCACTGCTGACATCCAGCTTTACCGGCTGGAATAACTACATGATGGATTTCGGCAAGCTGCTCAAGGATCCGTCAGCCATGAAACACTTCGGCAACACCATGGTGATGTGGAACCTGAAAACCATGCAGCCGGAAAAAATCATGCAGGTGCCGGGAGCCCCGCTGGAGGTGCGCTGGTCGCTGAAGGATGGCGACGACTGGGCGATCACCGCCACGGCGCTGACCTCGAAGCTGTGGCTGGTGAAGAAAGATGCGCGCGGCGAATGGCAAGCCAAGGACGTGGGGAACATCGGCGACCCGGCCAAGGTGCCGCTGCCGGTCGACATCTCGATCAGCGCCGACGGTAAAGGCTTGTGGGTCAATACTTTCATGGATGGCATGACGCGCTACTTCGACCTCCGCAATCCGGAAGCGCCGAAGGAAATCTATGCCAAGCATACCGGGGCGCAAGCGAACATGGTATCGCAGAGCTGGGACGGCAAGCGCGTCTACGTCAGCAGTTCCCTGCTCGCCAACTGGGACAAGAAGGGCGCGGATGACGAACAATTCCTGAAACTGTTCAGCTGGAACGGCAAGCAGCTGCAGGAACAATGGTCGCTCGACTTCTACAAGCTGAAACTGGGCCGGGCGCACCATATCAAGTTTGGCGCCAAGTCCTCCCAGGACGTCTCTTGA
- a CDS encoding SCO family protein: protein MSFGIFLQHLHHGSSSVRSVPQGCRLPAAAMLALSLTLLACTSSTLALERSGFATPPAGSYRLQRILGTPEGLVLDSDGSRQKLSRYTTGRITLFSFIYTYCTDAQGCPLAYATFHNLKKTIEGSPGMRDKVRFVSMSFDPQYDTPEAMRNYGGKDARDTMGVPWHFLTSRTRSDLLPLLEGFGQDVSVAAAQPDGQRIPMLSHMLKVFLIDAHGQVREIYSPAFLRQEMMFNDIQTLLMEQNIKR, encoded by the coding sequence TTGAGCTTCGGCATTTTCCTGCAGCATCTGCACCATGGAAGCAGCAGTGTCCGTTCCGTCCCGCAAGGCTGCCGGCTACCGGCTGCGGCCATGCTGGCGCTCTCGCTCACTCTGCTGGCTTGCACAAGCAGTACACTGGCGCTGGAGCGTAGCGGCTTTGCCACGCCTCCAGCCGGCAGTTATCGGCTGCAACGGATCCTGGGCACGCCCGAGGGACTGGTGCTCGACAGCGACGGCAGCCGGCAAAAATTGTCGCGGTATACCACCGGCAGAATCACGCTCTTCTCTTTCATCTATACCTACTGCACCGATGCCCAAGGCTGTCCGCTGGCTTACGCGACCTTTCACAATCTGAAAAAAACCATCGAAGGCAGCCCCGGCATGCGCGACAAGGTGCGCTTTGTCAGCATGAGTTTCGATCCGCAATACGATACGCCGGAGGCCATGCGCAACTATGGCGGTAAAGATGCGCGCGATACCATGGGCGTGCCATGGCATTTCCTGACCAGCCGCACGCGCAGCGATTTGCTGCCGCTGCTGGAAGGCTTCGGGCAAGATGTTTCGGTGGCAGCGGCGCAACCCGATGGACAGCGGATTCCAATGCTGAGCCATATGCTCAAGGTGTTCCTGATCGATGCGCACGGCCAGGTCCGCGAAATATACAGTCCGGCCTTCCTGCGGCAAGAAATGATGTTCAACGACATCCAGACCTTGCTGATGGAGCAGAACATCAAACGATGA
- a CDS encoding cytochrome-c peroxidase, translating to MKFLLVVLCLLASSLSACRRADEKIPAHAAVPDSMLGLPPLMPPAANFPSPAKIALGRKLFMDRRLSYNNTMSCAMCHLPEQGFTSNELATPIGFEGQSLRRNAPTLLNVAYVRQLFHDGRAASLESQAWGPLLAANEMANPGADHVIRKIKAMTDYRDMFETAFNGFGANQETIAAALASYERTLLSGNSRFDRWYFGQEKAAMNSSEQAGFGIFSGKANCIACHGIGEKSALFADGRFHNTGIGWLRSMEKTAEKHSIQLVPGLRVDVDERTLQSVSEPTPSDTGRYEVTHNAADRGAYRTPTLRNIALTAPYMHDGSLTTLEQVVEFYERGGIDNPGKDNLLKPLHLSVDEKRDLVAFLGALNGGNVKKLEIQARTEAAAIEHRSAIRKP from the coding sequence ATGAAATTCCTGCTTGTCGTGCTCTGCCTGCTGGCAAGCAGCTTGAGCGCATGCCGGCGCGCAGATGAAAAAATTCCGGCGCATGCCGCCGTTCCGGATAGCATGCTCGGCCTGCCGCCGCTCATGCCGCCAGCCGCCAATTTTCCATCGCCAGCAAAGATCGCACTGGGCCGCAAGCTGTTCATGGACAGGCGCCTGTCGTATAACAACACCATGTCTTGCGCCATGTGCCACCTCCCTGAACAGGGATTCACATCCAATGAGCTGGCGACTCCGATCGGCTTCGAAGGACAAAGCCTGCGCCGCAACGCCCCTACCCTGCTTAACGTCGCTTATGTAAGGCAGCTGTTTCACGACGGCCGGGCAGCCAGCCTGGAAAGCCAGGCCTGGGGCCCCTTGCTGGCAGCCAATGAGATGGCGAATCCTGGCGCCGATCATGTGATCCGTAAAATCAAAGCCATGACGGATTACCGGGACATGTTCGAAACCGCATTCAACGGATTTGGAGCCAATCAGGAAACCATTGCCGCCGCCCTTGCGAGTTATGAACGTACCCTGCTATCGGGGAATTCCCGTTTTGACCGCTGGTACTTCGGCCAGGAGAAAGCCGCCATGAATAGCAGCGAGCAGGCCGGCTTCGGGATTTTTTCCGGCAAGGCCAACTGCATCGCCTGCCATGGCATCGGCGAGAAAAGCGCGTTGTTTGCCGACGGCCGCTTTCACAACACCGGGATCGGCTGGTTGCGCAGCATGGAAAAAACCGCGGAAAAGCACAGCATCCAGCTCGTGCCCGGCTTGCGCGTGGACGTGGACGAGCGCACCTTGCAGAGCGTGTCCGAGCCAACGCCAAGCGACACCGGCCGCTATGAGGTCACGCACAACGCCGCCGACCGCGGGGCCTACCGCACGCCGACCTTGCGTAACATTGCGCTCACGGCTCCCTATATGCACGATGGCTCGCTGACCACCCTGGAACAGGTTGTCGAGTTCTATGAGCGCGGAGGCATAGATAATCCCGGCAAAGACAACTTGCTTAAGCCGCTGCACTTGAGCGTGGATGAAAAACGCGATCTGGTCGCCTTTCTCGGCGCACTCAACGGCGGCAACGTAAAAAAACTGGAAATCCAGGCTCGCACCGAAGCCGCCGCCATCGAGCATCGCAGCGCGATCAGAAAACCTTGA